In Oncorhynchus keta strain PuntledgeMale-10-30-2019 chromosome 19, Oket_V2, whole genome shotgun sequence, a single genomic region encodes these proteins:
- the LOC118398139 gene encoding protein AF1q-like, with protein MSSQSVGVAGSEKARSCARILQRRHSTRTSVRFFIIPQWSVPNYKQRGALSAKISQDVKMLVKSNSEYDSFLYWRQPISAPDLSELEDLGVTNSKPTKKSKKATKKQNSALAKPRKQQEAQEAELSEYTTFNYWREPIPSIDLLDFNLFL; from the exons ATGTCGTCACAAAGTGTGGGCGTGGCTGGTTCTGAAAAAGCAAGATCGTGCGCGAGGATTTTACAGCGTCGCCACAGCACTCGCACGAGCGTACGGTTTTTTATTATACCCCAGTGGAGCGTACCCAACTACAAACAAAGAGGAGCCTTGTCAGCCAAGATTTCTCAAGAC GTAAAAATGCTGGTGAAATCAAACAGCGAGTATGACTCCTTCCTCTACtggagacagcccatctcagcCCCGGACCTGTCCGAGCTGGAAGACCTGGGTGTGACCAACAGCAAGCCAACCAAGAAGAGCAAGAAGGCCACCAAGAAACAGAATTCTGccttagctaagccaaggaagcaGCAAGAGGCACAGGAGGCTGAATTGTCAGAGTACACCACCTTCAACTACTGGAGAGAGCCTATCCCCAGCATCGACCTCCTTGACTTCAACCTGTTTCTGTGA
- the LOC118398142 gene encoding GA-binding protein subunit beta-1-like isoform X1, which translates to MSLVDLGKRLLEAARKGQDDEVRTLMANGAPFTTDWLGTSPLHLAAQHGHYSTAEVLLRAGVSRDARTKVDRTPLHMAASEGHTVIVDLLVRSGADINAKDMLKMTALHWAAQNGHQRVAETLVKHGADVHALSKFDKTPFDIAGDIQNADLMLLLQEGMQNQVNMNAEAGMTGSSAQPQFIIQGIPGLQGGVVNLADLLNNAAKANSGRLQGGVVNLADLLNNAAKANSAVESEEAIAANSLDPGSIQHMVNEQGQRVITIVTDQHGNLQTGGLGQPFFVTMQHGQQMLAMPANQVTEEVVDEEPQPPPSRKRKLEASANHMESGDTEQLQRQLQEANRKAQEYRQQLMCKEQEAEQYRMKLEAMSHSHTNGTSEQEEVVGGEEEVQEEVMLQEGDIIIKTEGLDSAEEQVTLVDSAPSHTEVIS; encoded by the exons ATGTCGCTGGTGGATTTGGGGAAGCGGCTACTTGAGGCTGCACGGAAAGGCCAGGACGATGAAGTCAGGACACTCATGGCCAACGGGGCTCCCTTCACCACAGACTGG CTGGGCACATCTCCGTTGCACCTGGCCGCCCAACACGGACACTATTCCACCGCCGAGGTGCTGCTCAGAGCAGGTGTCAGCAGGGACGCCCGAACCAAAGTGGACAGGACCCCTCTGCATATGGCCGCTTCAGAGGGCCACACCGTCATCGTGGATCTATTAGTCAGG agtggagcagacatTAATGCCAAAGACATGCTGAAGATGACTGCTCTCCACTGGGCCGCCCAGAACGGCCACCAAAGGGTAGCGGAGACGCTCGTCAAACATGGCGCAGATGTTCATGCTCTCAGTAAATTCGATAAGACGCCGTTCGACATCGCAGGAGACATCCAGAATGCAGACCTTATGCTCTTACTACAG GAAGGAATGCAGAACCAGGTGAACATGAATGCAGAGGCTGGCATGACTGGGAGCTCGGCCCAGCCTCAGTTTATCATCCAGGGCATCCCAGGGCTCCAGGGGGGCGTGGTCAACCTGGCGGACCTCCTCAACAACGCTGCCAAGGCCAACTCTGGTAGGCTCCAGGGGGGCGTGGTCAACCTGGCCGACCTCCTCAACAACGCTGCCAAGGCCAACTCTG CAGTTGAATCTGAGGAAGCCATAGCAGCCAATTCTTTGGACCCCGGCAGCATCCAGCACATGGTGAACGAGCAAGGTCAAAGGGTTATCACCATAGTGACCGACCAACACGGCAACCTGCAGACTGGAGGGCTTGGTCAGCCATTCTTTGTCACCATGCAGCACGGACAACAGA TGTTGGCGATGCCAGCCAATCAGGTGACCGAGGAGGTGGTTGATGAGGAACCCCAGCCCCCGCCCTCCCGCAAGAGGAAACTGGAGGCCTCGGCCAACCACATGGAGTCTGGAGACACG gAGCAGTTACAGAGGCAGCTGCAGGAGGCCAACCGGAAGGCCCAGGAGTACCGGCAGCAGCTGATGTGCAAGGAGCAGGAAGCAGAGCAGTACCGCATGAAGCTGGAGGCAATGTCGCACAGCCATACCAACGGCACCTCGGAGCAGGAGGAGGTGGttgggggtgaggaggaggtgcAGGAGGAGGTGATGCTCCAGGAGGGAGACATCATCATCAAGACGGAGGGGCTGGACTCGGCCGAGGAGCAGGTGACGCTGGTGGACTCGGCGCCCTCCCACACCGAGGTCATCTCATAA
- the LOC118398142 gene encoding GA-binding protein subunit beta-1-like isoform X4, which produces MSLVDLGKRLLEAARKGQDDEVRTLMANGAPFTTDWLGTSPLHLAAQHGHYSTAEVLLRAGVSRDARTKVDRTPLHMAASEGHTVIVDLLVRSGADINAKDMLKMTALHWAAQNGHQRVAETLVKHGADVHALSKFDKTPFDIAGDIQNADLMLLLQEGMQNQVNMNAEAGMTGSSAQPQFIIQGIPGLQGGVVNLADLLNNAAKANSVESEEAIAANSLDPGSIQHMVNEQGQRVITIVTDQHGNLQTGGLGQPFFVTMQHGQQMLAMPANQVTEEVVDEEPQPPPSRKRKLEASANHMESGDTEQLQRQLQEANRKAQEYRQQLMCKEQEAEQYRMKLEAMSHSHTNGTSEQEEVVGGEEEVQEEVMLQEGDIIIKTEGLDSAEEQVTLVDSAPSHTEVIS; this is translated from the exons ATGTCGCTGGTGGATTTGGGGAAGCGGCTACTTGAGGCTGCACGGAAAGGCCAGGACGATGAAGTCAGGACACTCATGGCCAACGGGGCTCCCTTCACCACAGACTGG CTGGGCACATCTCCGTTGCACCTGGCCGCCCAACACGGACACTATTCCACCGCCGAGGTGCTGCTCAGAGCAGGTGTCAGCAGGGACGCCCGAACCAAAGTGGACAGGACCCCTCTGCATATGGCCGCTTCAGAGGGCCACACCGTCATCGTGGATCTATTAGTCAGG agtggagcagacatTAATGCCAAAGACATGCTGAAGATGACTGCTCTCCACTGGGCCGCCCAGAACGGCCACCAAAGGGTAGCGGAGACGCTCGTCAAACATGGCGCAGATGTTCATGCTCTCAGTAAATTCGATAAGACGCCGTTCGACATCGCAGGAGACATCCAGAATGCAGACCTTATGCTCTTACTACAG GAAGGAATGCAGAACCAGGTGAACATGAATGCAGAGGCTGGCATGACTGGGAGCTCGGCCCAGCCTCAGTTTATCATCCAGGGCATCCCAGGGCTCCAGGGGGGCGTGGTCAACCTGGCGGACCTCCTCAACAACGCTGCCAAGGCCAACTCTG TTGAATCTGAGGAAGCCATAGCAGCCAATTCTTTGGACCCCGGCAGCATCCAGCACATGGTGAACGAGCAAGGTCAAAGGGTTATCACCATAGTGACCGACCAACACGGCAACCTGCAGACTGGAGGGCTTGGTCAGCCATTCTTTGTCACCATGCAGCACGGACAACAGA TGTTGGCGATGCCAGCCAATCAGGTGACCGAGGAGGTGGTTGATGAGGAACCCCAGCCCCCGCCCTCCCGCAAGAGGAAACTGGAGGCCTCGGCCAACCACATGGAGTCTGGAGACACG gAGCAGTTACAGAGGCAGCTGCAGGAGGCCAACCGGAAGGCCCAGGAGTACCGGCAGCAGCTGATGTGCAAGGAGCAGGAAGCAGAGCAGTACCGCATGAAGCTGGAGGCAATGTCGCACAGCCATACCAACGGCACCTCGGAGCAGGAGGAGGTGGttgggggtgaggaggaggtgcAGGAGGAGGTGATGCTCCAGGAGGGAGACATCATCATCAAGACGGAGGGGCTGGACTCGGCCGAGGAGCAGGTGACGCTGGTGGACTCGGCGCCCTCCCACACCGAGGTCATCTCATAA
- the LOC118398142 gene encoding GA-binding protein subunit beta-1-like isoform X3, whose amino-acid sequence MSLVDLGKRLLEAARKGQDDEVRTLMANGAPFTTDWLGTSPLHLAAQHGHYSTAEVLLRAGVSRDARTKVDRTPLHMAASEGHTVIVDLLVRSGADINAKDMLKMTALHWAAQNGHQRVAETLVKHGADVHALSKFDKTPFDIAGDIQNADLMLLLQEGMQNQVNMNAEAGMTGSSAQPQFIIQGIPGLQGGVVNLADLLNNAAKANSAVESEEAIAANSLDPGSIQHMVNEQGQRVITIVTDQHGNLQTGGLGQPFFVTMQHGQQMLAMPANQVTEEVVDEEPQPPPSRKRKLEASANHMESGDTEQLQRQLQEANRKAQEYRQQLMCKEQEAEQYRMKLEAMSHSHTNGTSEQEEVVGGEEEVQEEVMLQEGDIIIKTEGLDSAEEQVTLVDSAPSHTEVIS is encoded by the exons ATGTCGCTGGTGGATTTGGGGAAGCGGCTACTTGAGGCTGCACGGAAAGGCCAGGACGATGAAGTCAGGACACTCATGGCCAACGGGGCTCCCTTCACCACAGACTGG CTGGGCACATCTCCGTTGCACCTGGCCGCCCAACACGGACACTATTCCACCGCCGAGGTGCTGCTCAGAGCAGGTGTCAGCAGGGACGCCCGAACCAAAGTGGACAGGACCCCTCTGCATATGGCCGCTTCAGAGGGCCACACCGTCATCGTGGATCTATTAGTCAGG agtggagcagacatTAATGCCAAAGACATGCTGAAGATGACTGCTCTCCACTGGGCCGCCCAGAACGGCCACCAAAGGGTAGCGGAGACGCTCGTCAAACATGGCGCAGATGTTCATGCTCTCAGTAAATTCGATAAGACGCCGTTCGACATCGCAGGAGACATCCAGAATGCAGACCTTATGCTCTTACTACAG GAAGGAATGCAGAACCAGGTGAACATGAATGCAGAGGCTGGCATGACTGGGAGCTCGGCCCAGCCTCAGTTTATCATCCAGGGCATCCCAGGGCTCCAGGGGGGCGTGGTCAACCTGGCGGACCTCCTCAACAACGCTGCCAAGGCCAACTCTG CAGTTGAATCTGAGGAAGCCATAGCAGCCAATTCTTTGGACCCCGGCAGCATCCAGCACATGGTGAACGAGCAAGGTCAAAGGGTTATCACCATAGTGACCGACCAACACGGCAACCTGCAGACTGGAGGGCTTGGTCAGCCATTCTTTGTCACCATGCAGCACGGACAACAGA TGTTGGCGATGCCAGCCAATCAGGTGACCGAGGAGGTGGTTGATGAGGAACCCCAGCCCCCGCCCTCCCGCAAGAGGAAACTGGAGGCCTCGGCCAACCACATGGAGTCTGGAGACACG gAGCAGTTACAGAGGCAGCTGCAGGAGGCCAACCGGAAGGCCCAGGAGTACCGGCAGCAGCTGATGTGCAAGGAGCAGGAAGCAGAGCAGTACCGCATGAAGCTGGAGGCAATGTCGCACAGCCATACCAACGGCACCTCGGAGCAGGAGGAGGTGGttgggggtgaggaggaggtgcAGGAGGAGGTGATGCTCCAGGAGGGAGACATCATCATCAAGACGGAGGGGCTGGACTCGGCCGAGGAGCAGGTGACGCTGGTGGACTCGGCGCCCTCCCACACCGAGGTCATCTCATAA
- the LOC118398142 gene encoding GA-binding protein subunit beta-1-like isoform X2 has translation MSLVDLGKRLLEAARKGQDDEVRTLMANGAPFTTDWLGTSPLHLAAQHGHYSTAEVLLRAGVSRDARTKVDRTPLHMAASEGHTVIVDLLVRSGADINAKDMLKMTALHWAAQNGHQRVAETLVKHGADVHALSKFDKTPFDIAGDIQNADLMLLLQEGMQNQVNMNAEAGMTGSSAQPQFIIQGIPGLQGGVVNLADLLNNAAKANSGRLQGGVVNLADLLNNAAKANSVESEEAIAANSLDPGSIQHMVNEQGQRVITIVTDQHGNLQTGGLGQPFFVTMQHGQQMLAMPANQVTEEVVDEEPQPPPSRKRKLEASANHMESGDTEQLQRQLQEANRKAQEYRQQLMCKEQEAEQYRMKLEAMSHSHTNGTSEQEEVVGGEEEVQEEVMLQEGDIIIKTEGLDSAEEQVTLVDSAPSHTEVIS, from the exons ATGTCGCTGGTGGATTTGGGGAAGCGGCTACTTGAGGCTGCACGGAAAGGCCAGGACGATGAAGTCAGGACACTCATGGCCAACGGGGCTCCCTTCACCACAGACTGG CTGGGCACATCTCCGTTGCACCTGGCCGCCCAACACGGACACTATTCCACCGCCGAGGTGCTGCTCAGAGCAGGTGTCAGCAGGGACGCCCGAACCAAAGTGGACAGGACCCCTCTGCATATGGCCGCTTCAGAGGGCCACACCGTCATCGTGGATCTATTAGTCAGG agtggagcagacatTAATGCCAAAGACATGCTGAAGATGACTGCTCTCCACTGGGCCGCCCAGAACGGCCACCAAAGGGTAGCGGAGACGCTCGTCAAACATGGCGCAGATGTTCATGCTCTCAGTAAATTCGATAAGACGCCGTTCGACATCGCAGGAGACATCCAGAATGCAGACCTTATGCTCTTACTACAG GAAGGAATGCAGAACCAGGTGAACATGAATGCAGAGGCTGGCATGACTGGGAGCTCGGCCCAGCCTCAGTTTATCATCCAGGGCATCCCAGGGCTCCAGGGGGGCGTGGTCAACCTGGCGGACCTCCTCAACAACGCTGCCAAGGCCAACTCTGGTAGGCTCCAGGGGGGCGTGGTCAACCTGGCCGACCTCCTCAACAACGCTGCCAAGGCCAACTCTG TTGAATCTGAGGAAGCCATAGCAGCCAATTCTTTGGACCCCGGCAGCATCCAGCACATGGTGAACGAGCAAGGTCAAAGGGTTATCACCATAGTGACCGACCAACACGGCAACCTGCAGACTGGAGGGCTTGGTCAGCCATTCTTTGTCACCATGCAGCACGGACAACAGA TGTTGGCGATGCCAGCCAATCAGGTGACCGAGGAGGTGGTTGATGAGGAACCCCAGCCCCCGCCCTCCCGCAAGAGGAAACTGGAGGCCTCGGCCAACCACATGGAGTCTGGAGACACG gAGCAGTTACAGAGGCAGCTGCAGGAGGCCAACCGGAAGGCCCAGGAGTACCGGCAGCAGCTGATGTGCAAGGAGCAGGAAGCAGAGCAGTACCGCATGAAGCTGGAGGCAATGTCGCACAGCCATACCAACGGCACCTCGGAGCAGGAGGAGGTGGttgggggtgaggaggaggtgcAGGAGGAGGTGATGCTCCAGGAGGGAGACATCATCATCAAGACGGAGGGGCTGGACTCGGCCGAGGAGCAGGTGACGCTGGTGGACTCGGCGCCCTCCCACACCGAGGTCATCTCATAA